Proteins found in one Gardnerella vaginalis ATCC 14018 = JCM 11026 genomic segment:
- a CDS encoding D-alanyl-D-alanine carboxypeptidase/D-alanyl-D-alanine-endopeptidase, translating into MQDDEDLKNLDNIVEIPEDAFTSKEAREKAGFKSSLQTISQKAPSPTVSQKKQAETLDESPATELSVENHANGSRLKNRFLVCLISVIGVISLMGGYILFDCQDILQNRFINQFEIAARDHKIFQKLTSPKPKRLAKYASLIKQVDKNKPVDKSSAEKILKEFFEYPGLGPNASAVIADANGKIIAAKNENLALQPASTMKTLTALAASHVLDMGSTLSTTVYANYVGSSRNADSAVSGVKNGFARLVLHGGGDMLMGAATNDPNHVNGRAGLETLASNTVNSLKKQGVKVVELAVDDSLFGEKRYPDLIHENDEEGRFYAPTSSLAVDEGRDRNFAAWVAAGNDADDPDDYPLLDRHPAVSTGLIFANLLKKFGIDVRTWSTDSAKIGKTSKIDGLSSIYVSSRKPMISSDFKQIARVSSAPLNEIMAYMLRHSDNSIAEEFGRLTALAMRKSNSPEGATDAVRDVLRDLGVDINGLHMSDCSGLSPKSAVRAVTLVQVQAQNLKIGKGAAAAEGLALPGVWCTSARHRLSDPSAAGLLRVKTGFLGDVSSMVGNVSRKSGGALTFAVVVNPPGDVNYTYVGINKMMAELTNL; encoded by the coding sequence ATGCAAGACGATGAAGACCTTAAGAATCTAGATAACATAGTCGAGATTCCAGAAGATGCTTTCACGTCGAAAGAGGCTAGGGAAAAAGCTGGTTTTAAGTCCAGTTTGCAAACAATATCGCAAAAAGCACCCTCGCCAACAGTATCGCAAAAAAAGCAAGCCGAAACATTGGATGAATCGCCAGCAACCGAACTTAGTGTAGAAAACCACGCCAATGGCTCTAGGCTAAAAAACCGTTTTCTAGTCTGCTTAATATCGGTAATTGGCGTAATTTCTTTAATGGGTGGCTATATTCTGTTTGATTGCCAAGATATTTTGCAAAATCGTTTTATTAATCAGTTTGAAATTGCTGCGCGTGATCATAAGATTTTTCAAAAGTTAACTAGCCCCAAACCTAAGAGATTAGCTAAATATGCTAGCTTGATTAAGCAGGTGGATAAGAATAAGCCTGTTGACAAGTCATCTGCGGAAAAGATTTTGAAGGAATTTTTTGAATATCCAGGTCTTGGTCCTAATGCTTCAGCTGTTATTGCTGATGCAAACGGAAAGATTATAGCTGCTAAAAATGAAAATCTTGCTTTGCAGCCGGCGTCTACTATGAAAACGCTTACGGCTCTAGCTGCCTCGCATGTTCTAGACATGGGATCGACTCTTTCTACAACAGTTTACGCAAACTATGTTGGAAGCTCTAGAAATGCTGATTCTGCTGTATCTGGAGTGAAAAATGGTTTTGCTAGGCTCGTTCTTCATGGCGGCGGCGATATGCTGATGGGTGCTGCAACCAATGATCCAAATCATGTAAATGGTAGAGCTGGTCTTGAAACCCTTGCTAGCAATACTGTGAATTCGCTTAAAAAACAAGGTGTAAAAGTTGTTGAGCTTGCTGTTGATGATTCCTTGTTTGGAGAGAAACGCTATCCTGATTTGATTCATGAAAATGATGAAGAAGGACGTTTTTATGCGCCAACATCGTCTTTAGCTGTTGATGAAGGCAGAGATCGTAATTTTGCAGCATGGGTGGCTGCTGGCAATGATGCTGATGACCCAGATGATTATCCACTTTTAGATCGGCATCCAGCTGTAAGTACGGGATTAATTTTTGCGAATCTACTCAAAAAATTTGGTATTGACGTGAGAACTTGGAGCACTGATTCTGCAAAAATTGGCAAAACTTCCAAGATTGATGGATTATCATCCATATATGTTAGCTCTAGAAAACCGATGATTTCCTCTGATTTTAAGCAAATAGCCCGCGTTTCTTCTGCTCCACTTAACGAAATTATGGCATATATGCTAAGGCATTCGGACAATTCTATTGCGGAAGAATTTGGTCGTCTTACTGCGCTCGCTATGCGTAAAAGTAATTCTCCAGAAGGTGCCACAGATGCTGTACGCGACGTTTTGCGCGATTTAGGCGTTGATATAAACGGATTACACATGTCTGATTGTTCTGGGCTTTCGCCTAAATCCGCTGTTCGTGCTGTGACTCTTGTGCAAGTTCAGGCTCAGAATCTTAAAATCGGTAAAGGTGCTGCAGCAGCAGAAGGCTTAGCTTTACCTGGTGTATGGTGCACTTCGGCACGCCATCGTTTGTCAGATCCTTCGGCAGCTGGCTTGCTGCGTGTTAAAACTGGTTTTCTGGGTGATGTGTCATCTATGGTTGGCAATGTTTCTAGAAAGTCGGGAGGCGCGCTAACCTTTGCGGTTGTTGTTAATCCTCCTGGAGATGTTAACTACACTTATGTTGGCATTAATAAGATGATGGCCGAGCTGACTAATCTTTAG